A region from the bacterium genome encodes:
- a CDS encoding HEPN domain-containing protein, with the protein MDKETRVLVEVRLDRAQEDIQTAKELLKLGRYRASVNRAYYAIFSITTALLLTQKIERSKHSGVESAFIQHFIKTRVFETEYGRIFDYIRKKREESDYSSKIIINEEIARKVVDDAEKFIVCITEYLEAQLRER; encoded by the coding sequence ATGGATAAAGAAACCAGAGTTCTTGTAGAGGTTCGACTTGACCGTGCCCAGGAGGATATTCAAACTGCGAAAGAATTGCTCAAGTTAGGAAGATATCGGGCAAGCGTGAATCGTGCTTATTATGCCATATTTAGTATTACGACTGCCTTACTTCTTACTCAAAAGATAGAAAGGAGCAAACATTCAGGTGTTGAGTCTGCCTTTATCCAACATTTTATCAAAACAAGAGTTTTTGAAACGGAGTATGGTAGAATATTTGATTATATTCGGAAAAAGAGAGAAGAATCTGATTACAGTTCCAAGATAATCATTAATGAGGAAATAGCAAGAAAAGTTGTGGATGATGCTGAGAAATTCATCGTCTGTATAACTGAATACTTGGAAGCTCAACTTAGAGAAAGATGA
- a CDS encoding nucleotidyltransferase domain-containing protein, which yields MTLKMNENQRKALSQYLGILRKRYKKQISKIILFGSVARGNLDPESDIDLLVVITNGDQNLKDEINMACFDIILETDVILSPLVMDRETYEWHKKYHDPLYNNIQKDGIELWIKKPEFL from the coding sequence ATGACTCTTAAGATGAATGAAAATCAAAGAAAAGCATTATCTCAATATTTGGGGATTCTTCGAAAAAGATATAAAAAACAGATTTCAAAAATAATACTTTTTGGTTCGGTTGCTCGTGGAAACTTGGATCCTGAATCTGATATTGATTTACTGGTAGTGATTACAAATGGCGACCAGAACCTCAAAGATGAAATAAATATGGCTTGTTTTGATATCATTTTGGAGACCGATGTAATCCTATCGCCTTTAGTTATGGACAGAGAAACCTACGAATGGCATAAAAAGTATCATGATCCACTTTATAATAATATCCAAAAGGACGGTATAGAGTTATGGATAAAGAAACCAGAGTTCTTGTAG
- the wecB gene encoding UDP-N-acetylglucosamine 2-epimerase (non-hydrolyzing), whose protein sequence is MKIVTIVGARPQFIKAAPVSHELRKDHTEVLVHTGQHYDDEMSKVFFDELKLNEPDYHLGVGSGTHAFQTGEMLKRVEEVLIKEKPDYVIVYGDTNSTLAGALAAKKLHITLVHVEAGLRSYNMQMPEEINRILTDRISDILCCPTDKAVENLKKEGFDILPCKVVKTGDVMYDASLFYRQFSKKPHIANLQKNGFILATVHRAENTDNKFRLLNIFEAFEEIAKKGMPIVLPLHPRTRNIINSSSYALDSAIHIIEPVSYLEMIWLLEHCQLVMTDSGGLQKEAFFFQKPCITLRDETEWVELVEHSVNLVSGADKNRILDSYNFLNLHNPLPFAFCNDLYGDGQSGKRIVDELIERWKRVS, encoded by the coding sequence TTGAAGATTGTTACCATTGTTGGTGCTCGGCCTCAATTTATAAAGGCCGCCCCTGTTTCACATGAATTACGCAAGGATCATACAGAGGTGCTTGTCCATACCGGTCAGCATTATGACGATGAGATGTCAAAGGTTTTCTTTGATGAACTGAAACTTAATGAGCCTGATTATCACTTGGGTGTAGGTTCAGGTACACATGCCTTTCAGACAGGTGAGATGCTCAAGCGTGTAGAAGAGGTACTGATTAAAGAAAAGCCAGATTATGTTATTGTGTATGGTGATACTAATTCCACTTTGGCTGGGGCGTTAGCTGCTAAAAAGCTTCATATTACACTAGTTCATGTGGAAGCTGGCTTAAGAAGTTACAATATGCAAATGCCTGAGGAAATAAACAGGATTCTGACGGATAGAATAAGTGACATCCTTTGCTGTCCTACAGATAAGGCAGTAGAAAATCTTAAGAAAGAGGGTTTTGATATCCTCCCCTGCAAGGTAGTAAAAACAGGGGACGTAATGTATGACGCCTCATTGTTTTACCGCCAATTTTCGAAGAAGCCACACATTGCCAACTTACAGAAAAATGGATTTATCTTAGCCACTGTTCATAGAGCAGAAAATACCGATAATAAATTTCGTCTTTTAAACATCTTTGAAGCCTTCGAAGAGATTGCTAAGAAGGGGATGCCGATTGTTTTACCTCTGCATCCACGCACCCGTAACATTATTAACTCAAGTTCTTATGCCCTTGATTCTGCGATCCATATTATAGAGCCTGTAAGTTACCTTGAAATGATATGGTTGCTTGAGCATTGCCAATTAGTTATGACCGATAGTGGTGGTTTACAAAAGGAGGCATTCTTCTTTCAAAAGCCCTGCATCACCTTGCGTGACGAAACAGAATGGGTAGAATTGGTTGAACATAGTGTTAATTTAGTTTCCGGAGCAGATAAAAACCGTATATTAGATAGTTACAACTTTCTTAACTTACATAATCCTTTGCCTTTTGCTTTCTGTAACGATTTATATGGAGATGGGCAGTCAGGAAAAAGGATTGTGGATGAGTTGATAGAAAGATGGAAAAGAGTAAGTTAG
- a CDS encoding nucleoside-diphosphate sugar epimerase/dehydratase — protein sequence MRKNGSPIFLLITDIVLISIALMLAFLIRSEWTTGFYFQYAKILPFAIFIRLAMFRFFGLYQGIWRYTGVTEFFSVFKAVSLGSGIIITLTLFLEKNTGYFLSLLTIDWMLDIGFISGSRFMPRLMAQFRKSSYIPRAKVLIIGAGDAGEMVAKEIIKHPELAYKVVGFIDDDPQKLGKYIHNFKVLGARDDIVDIARRELIDKVIIAIPSAPGQVIRDIVAHCEKIKVKFEIVPGVYEIITGDVSINQIREVKPEDLLGRETVHLDLAEISSYIWGKRVLVTGAGGSIGGELCRQIARFTPSQLILLDHNENGVYYVKMDLNKESPLLNSVTLIADIKDKARINDIFAEYRPETVFHAAAHKHVPMMEMNPVEAVKNNVGGTKNLMEAAIRCGTERFLLISTDKAVNPTSIMGASKRVAELLMQLYTMDSATSFAAVRFGNVLGSEGSVVPLFKRQIAEKGPVTVTHPDAARYFMTIPEAVSLIIQALNLGGEGEIFLLDMGQPIRIVDLARDLITLSGFEPDREIKIEFTGLRPGEKLFEELLTATERTTATKYQRIFKATPDRVDRVLLKRDIQELIELAEQGEAKKTIAKLKEIVPNYQPRRQKLPAESSRL from the coding sequence ATGCGTAAGAATGGAAGTCCTATATTTCTTTTAATAACCGATATTGTTTTAATCAGTATAGCCCTTATGTTGGCCTTTCTGATTCGATCTGAGTGGACTACTGGTTTCTATTTTCAATATGCTAAGATTCTCCCCTTCGCCATCTTTATTCGGTTGGCTATGTTTCGCTTTTTTGGGCTTTATCAGGGGATCTGGCGTTATACTGGAGTAACCGAATTCTTCTCGGTGTTTAAGGCTGTCTCTCTTGGTTCGGGGATCATCATTACCCTGACGCTATTTCTTGAAAAGAACACCGGCTACTTTCTTTCGCTGCTTACCATTGATTGGATGTTAGATATTGGTTTCATTAGCGGTTCTCGTTTTATGCCCAGGCTTATGGCTCAATTCAGGAAAAGCTCTTATATCCCCAGGGCCAAGGTTTTGATCATTGGGGCGGGAGATGCCGGAGAAATGGTAGCCAAAGAGATAATTAAACATCCGGAGTTGGCCTATAAGGTGGTTGGTTTCATTGACGACGATCCTCAAAAGCTGGGCAAGTATATCCATAATTTTAAAGTCCTGGGGGCCAGAGACGATATCGTTGATATTGCCCGAAGGGAACTGATTGATAAGGTCATTATCGCCATCCCTTCAGCTCCTGGCCAGGTTATTCGGGATATAGTCGCCCACTGTGAAAAGATAAAAGTCAAATTTGAGATCGTCCCCGGGGTTTATGAGATCATCACGGGAGATGTGAGTATTAACCAGATCAGGGAGGTTAAGCCGGAAGACCTGTTAGGTCGGGAGACGGTTCATCTTGACCTGGCTGAAATCTCTTCATATATTTGGGGTAAGCGGGTATTAGTTACCGGCGCCGGAGGGTCAATCGGAGGTGAGTTGTGCCGTCAGATAGCCAGGTTTACCCCTTCTCAGTTAATCCTTCTCGATCATAATGAAAATGGGGTCTATTATGTAAAGATGGACCTGAATAAAGAAAGTCCTTTGCTTAATTCTGTTACCCTTATCGCCGATATCAAGGACAAGGCGCGGATAAATGATATCTTCGCTGAGTATAGGCCGGAGACTGTCTTTCACGCCGCGGCTCATAAACATGTGCCTATGATGGAGATGAATCCTGTCGAGGCGGTCAAGAATAATGTCGGCGGAACCAAAAATCTGATGGAGGCTGCCATTAGATGTGGAACCGAGAGGTTCCTCCTGATCTCTACTGACAAGGCGGTTAATCCGACCAGTATTATGGGGGCCTCCAAACGAGTGGCTGAACTTCTGATGCAGCTTTATACCATGGATAGTGCGACCAGCTTTGCCGCGGTCAGGTTTGGAAATGTTTTGGGCAGCGAAGGGAGTGTAGTCCCCCTCTTCAAGAGACAGATCGCTGAAAAGGGGCCGGTTACGGTTACCCACCCTGATGCTGCCCGTTATTTTATGACCATCCCCGAGGCGGTCAGTCTTATTATCCAGGCCTTGAACCTGGGTGGAGAAGGCGAGATATTCCTTCTTGACATGGGGCAGCCGATTAGGATAGTCGATCTGGCCCGAGACCTGATCACCCTGTCCGGCTTTGAACCCGACCGTGAGATCAAGATCGAGTTTACCGGCCTACGGCCAGGGGAGAAACTTTTTGAGGAACTACTCACGGCTACGGAAAGAACAACCGCCACTAAATACCAACGGATATTTAAAGCTACCCCGGACCGGGTTGACCGAGTGCTTCTCAAGAGAGATATTCAGGAATTGATTGAACTGGCCGAGCAGGGGGAAGCCAAAAAGACCATAGCTAAATTGAAGGAAATTGTCCCCAACTATCAGCCCCGTAGACAGAAACTTCCCGCCGAAAGTTCACGCCTGTAG
- a CDS encoding dTDP-4-dehydrorhamnose 3,5-epimerase family protein, producing the protein MIEGVKTKRLKAIPDERGRLMEILRADDDFFIRFGQVYLTTIYPGAVKAWHYHKKQIDHLTVIAGMAKLVLYDPRQDSSTCNQVMELFVGDYNPLLVQIPNMVYHGFKGMGLEETLILNCPTEVYHHDQPDEYRVDPYQNDIPYDWARKDG; encoded by the coding sequence ATGATTGAAGGAGTGAAGACAAAAAGACTGAAGGCTATCCCTGATGAACGGGGACGGTTAATGGAAATCCTTCGGGCTGATGATGATTTCTTTATCCGCTTTGGGCAGGTCTATTTGACGACCATCTATCCCGGCGCAGTTAAGGCCTGGCATTATCACAAGAAACAGATTGACCATCTCACCGTGATCGCTGGTATGGCCAAGCTGGTTCTTTACGATCCGCGCCAGGATTCCTCCACCTGTAATCAAGTGATGGAATTATTTGTCGGGGATTATAATCCGCTCCTTGTTCAGATTCCCAATATGGTCTATCATGGGTTCAAGGGAATGGGGTTAGAGGAGACTCTTATTCTAAACTGTCCGACCGAGGTTTACCACCATGATCAGCCGGATGAGTATCGGGTTGATCCTTATCAGAATGACATCCCTTACGACTGGGCACGTAAAGATGGGTGA
- the accC gene encoding acetyl-CoA carboxylase biotin carboxylase subunit yields MFKKILIANRGEVALRVIRAAKEFGLATVAVYSQADAESLHVRFADEAICIGPPKATSSYLSMSQIIAAAEVTGAEAIHPGSGFLAENPTFAEICEEHHFRFIGPAPEAIRTMGDKAEARKIAVSAGVPIIPGCENPISSEKEALEIAEKVGYPVLLKAVAGGGGKGMRVVEEDRQMRESLAMAQAEAQAAFANPQLYLERYIAKPRHIEVQILADSLGNMVHLGERECSIQFRHQKLLEETPSPIVDPKLRKELGEAALRLAKVVNYSNAGTVEFILDKEGKFYFIEMNTRIQVEHPITEVTTNIDLIKEQIRLSAGENLGYTQKDIKFSGHAIECRINAADPKKNLAPSPGKITDLHLPAGPGVRIDSHIYSGYSIPLEYDSLLAKLIVCGKDRTEAIARMSRALNECVIEGIATTVPLHLQIMEDKDFREGVFDTHFLERYV; encoded by the coding sequence ATGTTCAAGAAGATATTAATTGCCAACCGTGGGGAGGTAGCTTTAAGAGTAATTCGGGCCGCTAAGGAATTTGGGCTGGCCACGGTGGCTGTTTATTCCCAGGCTGATGCTGAGTCTTTACATGTCCGGTTTGCCGATGAGGCCATCTGCATTGGTCCCCCTAAGGCGACTTCGAGCTATCTTTCCATGTCGCAGATTATTGCGGCGGCCGAAGTAACCGGGGCTGAGGCCATACATCCCGGTTCCGGCTTTCTGGCGGAGAATCCCACCTTCGCTGAAATATGTGAGGAGCACCACTTTCGATTCATCGGCCCTGCGCCTGAGGCAATCAGGACTATGGGAGACAAGGCCGAAGCCAGAAAGATTGCGGTTTCAGCCGGCGTGCCCATTATCCCGGGATGTGAAAATCCTATCTCATCCGAAAAGGAAGCCCTTGAGATAGCCGAGAAGGTGGGCTATCCGGTGCTGTTGAAGGCGGTAGCTGGTGGAGGAGGCAAGGGAATGAGGGTGGTGGAGGAAGACCGTCAAATGAGAGAGAGCTTGGCTATGGCTCAAGCTGAGGCCCAAGCCGCCTTTGCTAATCCCCAACTTTATCTGGAGCGCTACATTGCCAAGCCCCGGCATATTGAAGTCCAGATTCTGGCTGATTCCTTGGGGAATATGGTGCATTTGGGAGAGCGAGAATGCTCCATCCAATTTCGACATCAAAAACTGCTCGAAGAAACCCCATCTCCCATAGTTGACCCAAAACTTCGTAAGGAATTAGGCGAGGCTGCCTTGAGACTGGCTAAGGTCGTAAATTATTCCAATGCCGGCACGGTCGAATTTATCCTTGATAAAGAAGGGAAGTTCTATTTTATCGAGATGAATACCCGTATTCAGGTTGAACATCCCATTACCGAGGTAACCACTAATATCGACCTGATAAAGGAACAAATCAGACTCTCGGCTGGTGAAAACTTAGGCTATACTCAGAAAGACATAAAGTTTTCAGGACACGCCATTGAATGTCGGATAAATGCCGCTGATCCGAAAAAAAATCTCGCCCCTTCTCCGGGCAAGATAACTGATCTTCATCTCCCGGCCGGCCCGGGGGTGCGAATTGACAGCCATATCTATTCAGGCTATTCCATTCCGCTTGAATATGACTCTCTTTTAGCTAAATTAATTGTTTGCGGTAAAGATCGAACGGAGGCTATCGCCCGTATGTCCCGTGCCCTGAATGAGTGCGTCATCGAGGGAATAGCCACCACCGTTCCCCTCCATCTCCAAATAATGGAGGATAAGGACTTCAGAGAAGGGGTATTTGATACCCACTTTTTGGAAAGGTATGTTTAG
- a CDS encoding DUF3782 domain-containing protein, protein MAISLIKEEEEHILKVLPLLLKKDEHFRREVAVVLSEVFVTKNELGQVLEEIRRLREESNYRLEKLEQRLEEQGARLEEQGARLEEQGARLEEQGLQLKEQGAQLKEQGAQLKEQGVQLKEQGVQLKEQGLHLKEQGVQLIEQGARLKEQGAAIISLTKAVEENSKTVALVARAVEENRTAVEKLGINVRTLGTRWGTEAEATIRHTLRELLLKKLDVVEVSEWKIKDKQGKVGRPNSNIQVDLLIRNGEHLLAEIKSSADEAHVERLYKIGEFYTEKVGVRPKLLFVAVTMKEEGELLCKELGIQLITYDELAG, encoded by the coding sequence ATGGCCATCTCATTGATAAAGGAAGAAGAAGAACACATCCTAAAGGTGCTGCCACTGCTTTTAAAAAAAGACGAGCATTTTCGGCGTGAGGTAGCGGTGGTCTTGAGTGAGGTCTTTGTCACCAAAAATGAACTGGGACAAGTTTTAGAAGAGATTCGACGGTTGCGGGAGGAAAGCAATTACCGGTTGGAAAAACTCGAGCAACGGTTGGAGGAACAAGGCGCGCGGTTGGAGGAACAAGGCGCGCGGTTGGAGGAACAAGGCGCGCGGTTGGAGGAACAAGGCCTCCAATTGAAGGAACAAGGCGCCCAGTTGAAGGAACAAGGCGCCCAGTTGAAGGAACAAGGCGTCCAGTTGAAGGAACAAGGCGTCCAGTTGAAAGAACAAGGCCTCCACTTGAAGGAACAAGGCGTCCAGTTGATAGAACAAGGCGCGCGGTTGAAGGAACAAGGCGCTGCCATAATCTCCCTTACCAAAGCGGTCGAAGAAAATAGTAAAACTGTAGCCCTGGTGGCCAGAGCAGTGGAAGAAAATAGGACAGCGGTAGAGAAGTTGGGAATAAATGTCAGAACCTTAGGCACCAGATGGGGGACAGAAGCAGAAGCCACTATTAGACACACCCTGAGGGAACTTCTCTTAAAAAAACTCGATGTGGTAGAGGTATCTGAGTGGAAGATTAAAGACAAGCAAGGCAAGGTTGGCCGCCCGAATTCAAATATTCAGGTAGACCTTTTGATTCGTAATGGCGAACACCTCCTGGCGGAAATAAAATCTTCGGCTGATGAGGCCCATGTAGAGCGACTTTATAAGATAGGTGAATTTTACACCGAAAAGGTAGGTGTAAGGCCTAAGCTTTTGTTTGTAGCTGTAACAATGAAGGAAGAAGGAGAATTACTTTGTAAGGAGCTTGGAATTCAGCTTATCACCTATGACGAACTGGCGGGGTAA
- a CDS encoding biotin/lipoyl-containing protein, whose product MNLSRVKRLVDLMEKTGLLELEVDEEEFRVKVKRSGTKPGPEAPSASAKETTPFQRSEEFFEILSPMVGTFRHSPNQDIPPYVKIGDQVRPGQPICIIEAMKVMNEVKAEGEGEIIDIMVEDGHPVEYGQPLFLIEKKSGRGEASQIYTTT is encoded by the coding sequence ATGAATCTATCGCGAGTTAAGAGATTAGTTGATCTGATGGAAAAGACGGGGCTTCTCGAATTGGAAGTAGATGAAGAGGAGTTCAGGGTTAAGGTCAAGAGAAGCGGGACTAAACCCGGACCCGAAGCCCCTTCTGCCTCAGCTAAAGAGACCACCCCATTTCAGAGATCGGAAGAATTCTTTGAGATTCTTTCTCCTATGGTGGGCACCTTTAGACATAGCCCCAATCAGGATATACCACCTTATGTGAAAATAGGCGACCAAGTCAGGCCTGGTCAGCCTATCTGTATTATTGAGGCGATGAAGGTGATGAATGAGGTCAAAGCAGAGGGAGAAGGAGAAATTATTGATATTATGGTCGAAGACGGGCATCCGGTGGAATATGGGCAGCCCTTATTTTTAATCGAGAAAAAATCTGGCAGGGGGGAGGCAAGCCAAATTTACACAACTACCTGA
- the argJ gene encoding bifunctional glutamate N-acetyltransferase/amino-acid acetyltransferase ArgJ encodes MKKQSAIPATHEVGVLSAMKSVTAPKGFSAAGVSCGVKAKGKDLAIIYSDVPATAAAVFTRNKVKAAPVLISEKHILDGRIQAIVVNSGIANCCTGEQGLKDATRMAELTAVELNIPKTSVLVASTGKICPLLPMEKIEPGIKEAAANLSKNGGGDAAQAIMTTDTRAKEAALELELFGGKVTLGGIAKGAGMIHPGLATMLAFITTDALISPSLLKKALLHSVGRSFNMITVDGVMSTNDMVAILANGLASEQGEEITYPGKEFDLFQAALDELSIDLAKQIPADGEGATKLLEVRVRGALIEEDARQFAWAVAGSNLVKAAFYGGDPNLGRIMAALGQAGQEMNPETVDVYFSDQLMLRNSQEVAFDPAKVASIMAQREIKIEIDLNLGQAKATAWGCDLSPEYVRINAHYRT; translated from the coding sequence GTGAAAAAACAATCCGCCATCCCGGCTACCCACGAAGTGGGGGTGCTATCCGCAATGAAAAGTGTTACGGCCCCAAAAGGCTTTAGCGCCGCCGGGGTTAGCTGTGGGGTTAAAGCTAAGGGTAAAGACCTGGCCATCATCTATTCTGATGTCCCGGCCACAGCCGCGGCTGTCTTTACCCGCAATAAGGTCAAGGCCGCCCCTGTGCTGATCAGTGAAAAGCACATCCTGGACGGCCGGATTCAGGCAATAGTGGTCAACAGCGGTATTGCCAACTGCTGCACTGGGGAGCAGGGCCTTAAAGATGCCACTCGTATGGCAGAATTAACCGCGGTGGAGCTTAATATCCCTAAGACATCTGTTTTGGTGGCTTCAACCGGAAAGATCTGCCCCCTCCTGCCTATGGAAAAGATCGAGCCAGGGATAAAAGAGGCCGCCGCTAACCTGAGTAAAAATGGGGGTGGAGATGCAGCCCAAGCCATTATGACTACTGATACCAGAGCTAAAGAAGCGGCCCTGGAACTGGAACTCTTTGGGGGAAAGGTTACTTTGGGAGGGATAGCCAAAGGCGCCGGCATGATCCATCCGGGCCTGGCGACTATGCTGGCCTTCATTACCACGGATGCCTTGATCAGCCCCTCACTCTTAAAAAAGGCCCTTCTTCATTCCGTGGGGCGATCCTTTAATATGATTACCGTGGATGGTGTTATGAGCACCAATGATATGGTGGCTATCCTGGCCAATGGCCTGGCCTCAGAGCAAGGAGAGGAAATTACTTACCCCGGCAAAGAATTCGACCTCTTTCAAGCGGCCTTAGATGAACTCAGCATTGACCTGGCCAAACAGATTCCGGCTGATGGTGAAGGGGCCACAAAGTTGTTAGAGGTCAGGGTCAGGGGAGCACTAATCGAGGAAGATGCCAGACAATTCGCCTGGGCCGTAGCTGGGTCTAATTTAGTCAAGGCCGCCTTCTACGGGGGTGACCCTAATTTGGGGCGGATTATGGCCGCGCTGGGCCAAGCCGGCCAAGAAATGAACCCGGAAACGGTTGACGTTTACTTTAGCGACCAATTGATGCTCAGAAACAGTCAGGAAGTGGCCTTTGATCCAGCTAAGGTAGCCTCAATTATGGCACAGAGGGAGATCAAAATAGAGATCGATCTAAATCTTGGTCAGGCGAAGGCCACTGCCTGGGGATGCGACCTCTCACCCGAATATGTGCGGATCAATGCCCATTATCGGACTTGA
- the argC gene encoding N-acetyl-gamma-glutamyl-phosphate reductase: MIGATGYGGRELIRILSRHPEVEITSLTAKLDNPVSISEVFPYLRGKIDLTCYPFEETADILPRVDVIFLALPHRVSMEIAPDFLAQGKKVIDLSADFRLKEPKVYEAWYKVTHQAHHLLEEAVYGLPELYKEKIKTAWLIANPGCYPTSIILALAPLVREGQDLVELNDIIIDSKTGVSGAGRSPSMTAHFPEINEDMLAYKVAGHQHTPEIEQELSNLAGRAINITFTPHLIPITAGILSTGYLRLQKNNSWEEVSLLYQDFYSGQPFIRLLPEGTYPRVKNVVGTNYCEIGWQIDKRTSRLIVLSAIDNLIKGASGQAVQNMNLMFGFDEETGFK; the protein is encoded by the coding sequence ATAATTGGCGCAACCGGATATGGGGGGAGAGAACTGATTCGGATCCTTAGCCGACACCCGGAGGTAGAAATTACCTCGCTAACGGCTAAATTGGATAACCCGGTTTCTATAAGCGAGGTCTTTCCTTACCTTAGGGGGAAGATCGACCTGACCTGCTACCCCTTTGAGGAAACAGCCGATATCCTCCCCCGCGTGGATGTCATTTTTTTGGCCCTTCCTCACCGTGTCTCTATGGAAATCGCGCCTGACTTTCTGGCCCAGGGCAAGAAGGTTATTGATCTCTCGGCTGATTTTCGCCTTAAGGAGCCTAAGGTCTACGAAGCGTGGTATAAAGTGACTCACCAGGCGCACCATCTGCTGGAAGAGGCAGTGTATGGGCTCCCTGAGCTATACAAGGAGAAGATTAAAACAGCCTGGCTGATAGCTAACCCGGGCTGTTATCCCACCAGTATCATCCTTGCCCTGGCCCCTTTAGTTCGGGAAGGACAAGATTTAGTCGAACTAAATGATATTATCATTGATTCCAAGACCGGTGTCTCCGGCGCCGGACGATCGCCCTCAATGACAGCCCACTTTCCGGAGATAAACGAGGATATGCTGGCCTACAAGGTAGCCGGACATCAGCATACCCCGGAGATAGAACAAGAGCTTTCTAATCTGGCCGGCAGAGCGATCAATATCACTTTTACACCGCATCTTATTCCGATTACGGCCGGGATTCTTTCAACGGGCTATCTCCGGTTACAGAAGAATAATAGTTGGGAAGAAGTCTCTCTTCTATATCAAGATTTTTACTCTGGCCAGCCCTTTATTCGGCTTCTGCCTGAGGGAACCTATCCGCGGGTAAAAAACGTAGTGGGAACTAACTACTGTGAGATTGGCTGGCAGATAGATAAACGCACCTCAAGGCTGATCGTCCTCTCGGCCATTGATAATCTGATCAAGGGCGCTTCAGGCCAGGCTGTTCAGAATATGAACCTGATGTTTGGATTCGATGAAGAGACCGGATTCAAGTAG
- a CDS encoding DUF5678 domain-containing protein, with amino-acid sequence MEKDVEIKFADIGVEEEEKFAGQHVAIVEGKVEGWGSNVKEAFDMVKRKLPQKGSEEVLLRFIPQEGLLVL; translated from the coding sequence ATGGAAAAGGATGTTGAAATAAAGTTTGCTGATATTGGGGTTGAGGAAGAAGAAAAGTTTGCAGGGCAACATGTGGCTATAGTCGAGGGCAAGGTAGAGGGATGGGGAAGTAATGTCAAAGAAGCATTTGATATGGTCAAAAGAAAACTTCCTCAAAAAGGAAGTGAAGAGGTGTTGTTAAGGTTCATCCCACAGGAAGGGTTGTTGGTTTTATGA